The Cannabis sativa cultivar Pink pepper isolate KNU-18-1 chromosome 8, ASM2916894v1, whole genome shotgun sequence genomic interval gattttgtatatatatattagagatAGTGAATTGGgtattctttaattttattcACCGCCACCTGCTTTTGTGGGGGTGTGAAGCCGCgtacataatattattattaatattaattaatgaatGAAAGTGTTAAGAGTATATATATTAGCAAATTTAAATGATGTGCATGATGCCTCATGTGGGTGACGAAATATGCGCTCAACTCCATCTAACCATTCTATAATGCAAAATCATGATCATACTTatttattaacaaataaaatatatatactattatggtgtatatttttggaaattcTAATGTAGTTGAGTCATAAATTTCCTAGGACCCACTTAGTTTAGGAACTAAAAATTTctcatttaaaattatacatttttttttaattgatgttgaaaaatatcatattttttttttctaaataaaaatttaataatattttcttccTATGACACACTAAGTTTTAGGATCGATCCTAGAGATAGATTGCGTTATGGTTGTACAAGTTTTATGGAACTCCATTgttatgatttatttatttagttgtgTTATTCAAGATAGTAAAGTTTTACTTCAAGAATTGAGTAatgtttaagttttttttatcatCAATTAATAGGGTCACTCGTAATTTTACTAGAATCTCTATTTTTATGGTCGTTGtttcaatttaaaatttattacaacTGATTTGTTACTTGTAAGAGATTTAAGatttgatattaaattatatttaaaaaaataatctaaaaagacATAAACAACATCAAACACCACTACAAAAATGTCATGTTATTAGTTATCATATGCCAAATAACAATgctcataaattatataaatatctttGAGATCCTTAAATGAATCTCTCCTTTATAGACAAATAAACTAAGctatttaaattctaattttgaCTCCAAACTAAATTACCACTAGAAAAGAGATTTACCATTCCCCTAAAAAAGAGAAGAGATTTACTATAGCCAACCGCGTGACATGCAATATAACAATCTGAACCCTTTTAACTTTTACGTTGACAGATGTAGAATTCTCCATAATCAATCACTATACCTTTCAAACGACGACGTTTAGTTATTTATAAATTCTCTTGGTTAACGTGTCACATTTCTGATGAGTGATGATACATTGATACCCCAAATGTAACCCCACGCGCCACGCATTCCACTCGCTACCTCGAACGTTCAGCTTATTAAGTAAAAgaataaaaccaaaaaaataaaagcaaCACAAAATTGAATGAAACGACGACGTAAAGCTCTTAATTAATTAGggctgtacaaaaaaatttgtaaacagcctaaaccgaataacccacccaaaccgaaccgaaaaaaccgataaaaattacaaaccgaaataacccgaaaaaattacaaaccgcccaatctgttaattgggcgggttgaaaataggtccaacccgccaaattaaaccgaccaacccgattttgcactttttttttttttttaaactttttagtttttattatatataatataaatgattaaatatataataatataaagttatatacttaattattagttttaaagtcatatatatggtATTGTATTTTGGTtgaatgtgatatttttaatttatttttaaaatttttgttaattttgactttaaaacttttaaaaaaaaaaaaaaatttggtcggtttgggcgggttaacccgaccaaatcGCCAAAACCGTTGGTCGatttatagaatttttttttttaattgggcgggttgcacttaaattttagcaaccaaaactttagattgggttagaaaatatataggataaactGCCCAAACCGACCTTTTACAGcactataattaataaataaataaacaactaATTAGTCAACAAAATTCTGACTTAATGGGACACGAACCTAAAAACctgtttaataaaataaataaatcaatccACGCGCCATGAGATTAAAGTGAGGCCTTATCTCCAAACAACACGCTTCCCGTGATTGGAGGAAAATAAGAAAGAGTTTCCCCActctcactttctctctctaaaatttaccaatctctctctctatctctctataATCACAACCCActcattctctctctaaaaATACTCTGTCTTCTCTTTCAGTGAAAGCTGAGGAGTTGAGCTAAGCTTTCTTTCTCTCAACAATGGCGGCTTCACTGCTCCACCTTATCACCATCATTCTCGTTACTTCTTTAGCTCTTCCAAGCTCGCAAGCTCAGTCCAGGTCCACCAAGCTATACCCAAACTACTACCGAAGAACCTGCCCTAGATTCGAGCAAATCATCCAAGACACAGTCACCAACAAACAGATCTCCAGTCCATCCACTGCCGCTGCCTCTCTCCGGCTCTTCTTCCACGATTGCCTCCTCAACGGTTGCGACGCCTCCATTCTCATTTCATCTACGCCCTTCAATACCGCCGAGCGCGACGCCGATATCAATCTCTCTCTTCCCGGTGATGCATTCGACGTTGTCGTTCGGGCCAAGACCGCACTCGAGCTAGCTTGCCCTAACACCGTCTCTTGCGCTGATATCCTCGCCGTTGCGACACGTGACCTCGTTACTATGCTCGGCGGGCCTCATTACAACGTTCTCCTCGGCCGAAGAGACGGTCGTGTATCTAGGGCTTCCGATGTTGATGGTCACCTCCCTCGAACGACCGATTCGATGTCGCGAATCATTCAATTGTTTGAATCCCGAGGTTTCTCTGTACAGGAAATGGTGGCATTGAGCGGTGCTCATACGATTGGGTTTTCGCATTGCAAAGAATTTAGTAGTGGGATCTACAACTACAGCAAAACTGCGTCGACTGATCCCCAATACAACCCTAGATTCGCTTCTGGGTTGCAAAAAGCTTGTGCCGATTACAAGAAGAACCCTACTCTCTCTGTATTCAACGATATTATGACCCCAAACAAGTTCGACAACATGTATTACCAGAACATACAAAAGGGACTAGGGCTTCTGAAAACGGATCACGGACTCCACAGTGATCCAAGAACAAGGCCTTTCGTTGATTTGTACGGGAAAAACCAAGAAAGGTTTTTTCAGGATTTTGTTCGAGCAATGGAGAAGCTTAGCATTCTTGGAGTGAAGACCGGAAGTAAAGACGGAGATATTAGGCGAAGGTGTGATCAATTCAATTAAATTTGAGTgagttaatctataaaattagTGCTTTGATCAAgttcattaatcaattaattaatttatataaagaaaaagtTATTGTTGTTGGTATTGATTCATGGGCTATTCGAGTAAAGAGGGAAAGTTTCTCTGTTTATGTGCATCTTCTTGTTGAGGATCATATATCATATTTCATCTGTATACATAAAATGGTTTTGTATcaagaagatatatatattcACTTTATATTAAGAGCTTAAAAGTTTATACAATAATGATATTGAAAATGAGTGAAGAGTGTCATAAAAATTGTGTCACCTTTTTTAACTTGTTGTTGTTACTTAATAACCCTTTTATTTTTGGGGGCTACTTTTTCAAGTGGACTAAAAAAGTTGTGAGCTTTGTTTTAATTACAGATTGGGTTTAGGGCAGAGTGTGTTTTGTGTTTGTAGCAACCCAATAATAGGTTGAgctttgttataattttttcgtTTCGTTTAGATAAAATTAAGCTTTTTTACGAAGTTGAGTACATGAGACTTGAATTTTGTCTCCTATTTTGTTATGTTCGAGAACTTGTTTAGTGagcaattaataatttaatttgaagACTTGGGTTTGATGATT includes:
- the LOC115699599 gene encoding peroxidase 31, whose protein sequence is MAASLLHLITIILVTSLALPSSQAQSRSTKLYPNYYRRTCPRFEQIIQDTVTNKQISSPSTAAASLRLFFHDCLLNGCDASILISSTPFNTAERDADINLSLPGDAFDVVVRAKTALELACPNTVSCADILAVATRDLVTMLGGPHYNVLLGRRDGRVSRASDVDGHLPRTTDSMSRIIQLFESRGFSVQEMVALSGAHTIGFSHCKEFSSGIYNYSKTASTDPQYNPRFASGLQKACADYKKNPTLSVFNDIMTPNKFDNMYYQNIQKGLGLLKTDHGLHSDPRTRPFVDLYGKNQERFFQDFVRAMEKLSILGVKTGSKDGDIRRRCDQFN